In a single window of the Streptomyces sp. NBC_00285 genome:
- a CDS encoding GNAT family N-acetyltransferase, which produces MSDFSAKPVLTGDRTVLRPFTAADAEVMAEIIEDPEVVRLTGPPTGDLTLERLRSWYGSRSAQADRLDLAVTDRADGGLVGEVVLYEYDTHARSCTFRTLIGPRGRGRGLGTEATRLVVGYGFEQLGLHRIELEAYGHNARALRVYEKAGFVVEGVRREADLRDGEWVDWVVMGILDRDWAALSSTAR; this is translated from the coding sequence ATGAGCGACTTCTCCGCCAAACCCGTGCTGACCGGCGACAGGACCGTGCTGCGACCGTTCACGGCGGCGGACGCCGAGGTCATGGCGGAGATCATCGAGGACCCCGAGGTCGTCCGCCTCACCGGGCCACCCACCGGCGACCTCACCCTGGAGCGCCTGCGGTCCTGGTACGGCTCCCGGTCCGCCCAAGCGGACCGGCTCGACCTGGCCGTCACCGACCGCGCCGACGGTGGACTCGTCGGCGAGGTCGTCCTGTACGAGTACGACACCCACGCCCGCAGCTGCACGTTCCGCACCCTCATCGGCCCCCGGGGGCGCGGACGCGGCCTGGGCACCGAGGCCACCCGCCTCGTCGTCGGGTACGGCTTCGAGCAACTCGGGCTGCACCGGATCGAGTTGGAGGCCTACGGCCACAACGCCCGTGCTCTGCGGGTCTACGAGAAGGCCGGGTTCGTGGTCGAAGGGGTGCGGCGGGAGGCCGATCTGCGGGACGGCGAGTGGGTGGACTGGGTGGTCATGGGCATCCTCGACCGCGACTGGGCCGCCCTCAGCTCCACGGCTCGATGA
- a CDS encoding zinc-dependent alcohol dehydrogenase family protein, with the protein MRAVVFEQYGEPLEVREVPDPHPADHGAVVRVEATGLCRSDWHGWQGHDPDIVLPHVPGHELAGVVEAVGPRVDAWRPGDRVTVPFVCACGTCASCAAGDHQICERQTQPGFTHWGSFARYVALDHADVNLVALPQDMSFATAASLGCRFATAFRAVSHQGRAAAGEWVAVHGCGGVGLSAVMIAAASGARVVAVDVSARALALAREFGAAECVDATAVPDTAAAIRELTGGGAHVSLDALGSPATCAASVGSLRRRGRHVQVGLLPSADGTTPVPMARAIGLELELLGSHGMAAHAYPPMLELVRAGVLRPDLLVTSTIPLDAAPDALAAMGTAPGAGVTVIEPWS; encoded by the coding sequence ATGCGAGCGGTGGTCTTCGAACAGTACGGCGAGCCTCTGGAGGTGCGTGAGGTCCCCGACCCCCACCCGGCGGACCACGGCGCAGTGGTCCGCGTGGAAGCCACCGGCCTGTGCAGAAGCGACTGGCACGGCTGGCAGGGTCACGACCCGGACATCGTCCTCCCGCACGTTCCCGGCCATGAACTCGCCGGTGTCGTGGAAGCGGTCGGCCCCCGGGTGGACGCCTGGCGGCCCGGCGACCGGGTGACCGTCCCCTTCGTCTGCGCCTGCGGTACCTGTGCGTCCTGCGCCGCGGGCGACCACCAGATCTGCGAGCGCCAGACACAGCCCGGCTTCACCCACTGGGGATCGTTCGCCCGGTACGTGGCGCTGGACCACGCAGACGTGAACCTCGTGGCCCTGCCGCAGGACATGTCCTTCGCCACGGCGGCCTCGCTGGGCTGCCGTTTCGCCACCGCGTTCAGGGCGGTGTCGCACCAGGGAAGGGCCGCCGCGGGGGAGTGGGTCGCGGTGCACGGCTGCGGCGGGGTGGGCCTGTCCGCGGTGATGATCGCGGCGGCCTCGGGTGCCCGGGTGGTGGCCGTCGACGTGTCTGCCCGAGCGCTCGCCCTGGCAAGGGAGTTCGGCGCGGCCGAGTGCGTGGACGCGACGGCCGTGCCCGACACCGCGGCGGCGATCCGTGAGCTGACCGGCGGCGGCGCCCACGTGTCCCTGGACGCCCTCGGCTCCCCGGCCACCTGCGCTGCGTCCGTCGGCTCCCTGCGTCGCCGCGGCCGGCATGTCCAGGTCGGCCTGCTGCCCTCGGCGGACGGTACGACCCCGGTCCCGATGGCCCGTGCGATCGGCCTGGAACTCGAACTCCTCGGCAGCCACGGCATGGCCGCCCACGCCTACCCGCCGATGCTGGAACTGGTCCGGGCGGGTGTCCTGCGGCCGGACCTGCTGGTCACGTCCACGATCCCCCTGGACGCGGCCCCGGACGCCCTGGCGGCGATGGGTACGGCTCCCGGTGCGGGGGTGACGGTCATCGAGCCGTGGAGCTGA
- a CDS encoding helix-turn-helix transcriptional regulator, producing MTDRRLWSYKEIAAHIRVQPDTVRSYRKHGLLPPPDHVEGGKPFWYADTVRTWVASRPGNRGRRED from the coding sequence ATGACCGACCGAAGGCTCTGGTCGTACAAGGAGATCGCGGCGCACATCCGTGTGCAGCCGGACACCGTGCGGTCGTACCGCAAGCACGGGCTGCTGCCGCCGCCCGACCACGTCGAGGGCGGCAAGCCCTTCTGGTACGCGGACACCGTGCGCACCTGGGTCGCGTCCAGGCCGGGCAACCGGGGACGCAGAGAGGACTGA
- a CDS encoding heavy-metal-associated domain-containing protein, translating into MTAQTDTPGSVTTVYKVSGMSCGHCEGAVSGEISEIDGVDSVKAVASSGEVTVVSSAPLDEEAVRAAVDEAGFELVGRA; encoded by the coding sequence ATGACCGCACAGACCGACACCCCGGGTTCCGTCACCACCGTCTACAAGGTGAGCGGGATGAGCTGCGGACACTGCGAAGGAGCCGTCTCCGGTGAGATCTCCGAGATCGACGGGGTCGACTCCGTGAAGGCGGTCGCCTCCAGCGGGGAGGTGACGGTGGTCTCCTCGGCACCGCTCGACGAGGAAGCCGTACGGGCCGCCGTGGACGAGGCCGGGTTCGAACTGGTCGGGCGGGCCTGA